The proteins below come from a single Garra rufa chromosome 3, GarRuf1.0, whole genome shotgun sequence genomic window:
- the LOC141331002 gene encoding aryl hydrocarbon receptor nuclear translocator 2-like → MATPAAVNPSEMGTDLPGPVAMPGAVVGAGQVRMAGAMPGRGGKRRSAGMDFDDEDGEGPSKFSRQTFSIVSNLSEQTNQTTHAPCPFVIFSIVCPCLSAVPQRLCHFKTSLMFCCPQLMVSFQFMFF, encoded by the exons AAATGGGCACGGATCTGCCGGGGCCGGTAGCCATGCCAGGCGCTGTGGTGGGTGCGGGTCAGGTCAGGATGGCGGGCGCCATGCCAGGACGAGGAGGCAAACGGAGATCAGCGGG GATGGACTTCGACGACGAGGACGGAGAGGGACCCAGCAAATTTTCAAGGCAAACTTTTTCCATTGTTTCCAACCTTTCCGAACAAACCAATCAAACCACGCACGCACCATGTCCTTTTGTTATATTTTCTATTGTTTGCCCATGTCTTTCAGCTGTGCCACAGCGTCTGTGCCATTTCAAGACATCGCTCATGTTTTGTTGCCCTCAACTTATGGTTTCGTTTCAGTTCATGTTCTTTTAA